The DNA window ACGCAGCACTCGATCATCGCAAGCACCTTCGGTATCAGCGGTCCATTGAGTCCTTGACGGAATCGGACCACCCACAGAGTCAGTCTCACGAACCGTCTGCAGAAGAAGAGATCGTGATCGGTTGCCTCCAACGTCTCACTCCAGAAAAACGCGAAGTGCTCGTGCTCAACTATTATAGCGGCTACTCGTTCGAGGAGATCGCCACGATCCTCGGAAAGTCGCCCACCGCGATTTACGCGCGTGCATCCCGGGCACGCGCCGAGCTAAAACAACTGGTCGAAGACCAACTCGCAATTTTTGCGAAGGAGCAGCAGCATGGCTAACAAACCTCTGAATACAGACCGCATGATCGACGAAGCCTTGCTCCGAGATAGCGCACGACTTCCGCGCCAAAGCGATACACCGGACGATCTGCTGCTCGCCGCATTGCGCGAACATCCTCCAGTCGCTACTTCCGTTACCCGCATGAGTAGCGGACTCTTCACGAGAAATTCAATTAAGTGGGTACTCGCTGCAACGGGACTGTTCGTCATAGCCGTCTCTTCGTATTTCGTTTTCAGCAACAATGTAATGGACCAGCCACCGGCGAAGATGCTCACTGCGCCCGTACGGCTGCAAGGGCATGACACTACCACCAGGAGCGATTCGTCAAATTCCAAACAGCGTAGCCAGGATAATCAACGTACATCGCAGCATGCTCGCCCAGCCCAGGTTTCGACAGAGATACATCCGACGCCAAGTACACCATCATTATTGATGCCGTCTACCCCACCGAAGCGCTACACTACCGACAGCGCCACACTTCCGCTGCGCGACGGCCATCGGTAACTCCTGAGAGATACTCGTGGGCATGCAATTCCGCACAAGCGTACTAATGCTCGAAGAAAAATAGCGGGCTTACGAACTCAGTCTTGTGTGCAGTTTTTCAGATGACATCATTCTGAGCATTCTTCTGCGACCACAGGAACAGAAGCGAAGAATCCCTTCAGCGGAGCCGATGTATGGTCGAGCCAGTAGGACGGACTCTTAGTCCGTCCCGTTTCGGTCTGTACGAACCATTGAGGCAGTCCCGAAGGGATTCTTTGCTTCGCTCAGAATGACAGGTGTGGGGGTAAGGGAACATAATGGCTTCGCCGCATTGAGTCCGGTAGGACGGCCACACGCGTAGCCCAAGAATTCATTCGTGGGCGGGGGTAGTGACGAACCGAATGCTCGTGGTTGCCGAAAGAGCACGGACTAAGAGTCCGTGCCACCGGTCTTGGGCATGCTGCGGCTGCACGAAAGGGATTCTTCGCGGAGTTTACGCTGAGCGAAGAGAACGTGCTCAGAATGACGGGCGGGGTAAAGGGAGCTTGCGGCTTCGCCGCATTGAGTCCGGTAGGACGGCCACACGCGTAGCCCACGAATTCATTCGTGGGCGGGGGTCGGGGGCGATCCGAATATTCGTGACTGCCGAAAGCACGGAGTGAGAGTCCGTGCCACTGAGGACGGATTACGAGTCCGTCCTACTGGGTATGTACTAGGATCGTCTTCCCCACTTTCAGGGCAGTGTTCCCTGTCGCTTCGTATATTTGCAGTTCGTTATTCACAATTTCGCAAATCTCTAGTACCGTGTCAGAGATCGCTTTGAACACTCATTCCGACGAGCACCACGGTTCGACTACATATACCAGCACCGGCACCCTGATGGGGAAGGTGTTTATGTGGTTGTTCTTGTGTCAGGATGCTCTTATGTTCATGGGCTTCTTCGCGGCCTATATTTCCGTACGCATCGGCGCCGGAAATCTGTGGCCGAGCCCCGAGACACACGTCCAGGGCGTCGAGCACTACCCGCTGAACATTCCGCTGACCGCGCTGAACACATTCGTTCTGATCTGCTCGAGCGTCACCATGGTGATGGCAGTGCAAGCGGCTCATTGGAAGAACATTAAGAAGACGATCCTGTGGCTGGCGCTGACAGTCATTGGCGGTTCGATCTTCCTCGGTATACAGTATGGCGAATACTACCATCTCATCGTCAACGACGGCATGGGGATGGAGAAGAGCCTCTTCGATGCGACGTTCTTTTCGCTGACCGGCTTCCACGGCATCCACGTATTTTCCGGGGTCGCCTACTTGCTATCGCTTGTGATCGCGCTTCTGATGGGCCCGATCGATTCGCACAAGAAGGAGAGCTACTGGCTCATCAATCTGTGGAGGTTGGTGTGCGTTGGCATCACGCTGTTCATGTTCTTCAATGTGACGAAGAAATGGCCCCCGCTTCCGCACGTGCTTATCCCGATCGTTGCCGGTGCTGTGCCATATATCATGGTGCGCGGTATTCGCTGGATGCGTACGCGCCACGATACCGGCGATATCGTCGAGGTGGCCGGCCTCTACTGGCACTTTGTCGATCTGATCTGGATCATTCTTTTCACGCTTGTCTACCTCATCTGACCGCGAACTTCTTATGACCATCGAACAAGGACATCCGAATCATACAAAAACGTATCTGGGCATCTTCAGCGCCCTTGCCGTTCTGACCGGCATCGAGGTAGGCGTGTCGCAGATGTCGATGCCGAAGACGGCGATGGTGATCCTGCTGATCGCCCTCGCGCTTGTCAAGGCCGGCCTCGTCGCTGTGTATTTCATGCACTTGAAGTACGACGCTCGATTCCTCAAGATCATTGCTTATTCGCCGCTTGCGGTTGCGGGCATCCTGATCCTGATGATATCGCTGGAATGGACCTTCCAGCCACATTGGCTATTCTAAACTTACGGAGCAGTGGCGGTGAGCGCCGCACCACTAACCGATCGTGACCGCAAATTCCGATTCCTACTCGTAGGGATCGGAATTTGGGTTTTTGTGATATTCCTTTTCCTTGCCTTTGTAATCTTTGTGGATTGGCATTAGCCCGATACTTACGCTCCTCTGACACACAGGGTTCTATAAAACTCTTATTATCAATAGCTTACGAAGAACGTTTTCCTCCAAGCCGATAGTATTTCGTCTATACCCCAAAAAAAATTAAAGATTTTTTGCGTCTTGCTTGCACGGTGGGGAAAAATGTGCTATATTTGTATCCAAGAAGTGGGAGAAAGTGGGAGCGCCTAGATTATTGTAAGAAGTGGCTTAGAGTGAGGGGGCAAAGATACTCTGAGCACGGCTTGGGGGTGTTCCCACTCCCGCTCTTGTTTTTGAAAGGATACACCGCTTGCCCCGGCGGAAAAGAGCAGGAGGGCTCGCCAAGGGCGGACAATGTCGTCATTCAAAGGTAGCGATATTTATTCGGTTGACGCAAAGGGACGGGTTTCGATCCCCTCTAAAATGCGTCGCAACATTTCTCCGGAGGCCAATTCGACCTTCGTGGTGACTCGTGGTCTCGAGAAATGTCTGTATGGCTATCCGCTGGATGAATGGCACAAGCTCGAAACGAGCATCAAGGCACTCAATCAGACGAGCGAAGAAGACCGGTTCTCCATGAGGATGCTGTTGCAATACAGCGAAGAACTTGCCCTCGACGGCCAGTTTCGGATCCTCATCCCCCGTAGTTTACTCGATTATGCCGAGATCAAGAAAGAAGTCTATATCATCGGCGTACTCGACCATATCGAACTCTGGGACCCGGCCAACTTCAAGCGCTACATCGATTCGATGAAGAAAAGCTACGAGACCGTCGCCGAATCGGTACTCGGTTTGCGCGCTTCGGAACCGAGCTAACCTGCGGCGACTGCCCAAGGCAGCCGGCAATCCTTTCTACACAATTTTCACTGGTGGGTTCATTGACAACGAGAATGCGGCTGCGCGTATTGTGCACACGGGAATGTGCTCCGGATACATGCACCTACGGCCGTTGCATTCTCATACCGCTTCCGGCGTGAACGAATCGGCATACCACATTCCCGTCCTTGCGGACGAAGCCGTCGCCTCGCTCGTCACACGAGCGGATGGCACCTACGTGGATGCGACACTCGGCGGAGGCGGATATGCCGAACGGATACTCGGCAAGCTTGCCGCACACGGCAGGCTGTTCGCATTCGAGACCGACCCGGCCGCCATTGATTTCGCTCGCCGACGCCTTGAGCGTTTCGGCATGATGTTGACGATCGTCCGCGAGAATTTCGGCACGCTCCGCGATTCTCTCGAACGCTCCGGCATCCGGACCATCGATGGCATCGTCTACGACCTCGGCGTTTCGAGCCATCAACTCGATACGACGAGCATCGGCCTGAGCTACCGGACCGAAAGCGAACTCGATATGCGCCTCGATCCGCGGCTTGGTGTCTCAGCACGGGATATCATCCGCGATTACACCGAGGCAGAGCTTACACACATATTCAAGGAGTATGGTGAAGAGCCGCTTGCGAAGCGCATTGCGTATCGCATCGCGAAACGCCGAAGCGCGGCGCCGATCGTTACGACGACAGAGCTTGCGCAGATAGCCGGTGAAGGCATTCGAGAGGACAAGCGAAATGCGGTCCTGTCGCGCATCTTCCAGGCGCTTCGCATCGAGGTGAACGACGAACTCGGCAATCTGCGCCGTTCGATACTCGACGCAATCGATCTGCTCGGCTCCGGCGGGCGGATTGTAGTGGTGAGCTACCACTCGCTCGAGGACCGTATCGTCAAAGAGATCTTTACTCGAGAGGCACGCCCCAAGGCTGAAGCGGGTACGCTTGCATCGCTGCGCGATGCGACCGACCTCTCGAAAGCGCGACTGCGGCTCGTGGTACCGAAGCCCGTCGTTGCGTCGGACGAAGAAGTGGCGCGCAATGTCCGTGCCCGAAGCGCCAAGATGCGCATCGCAGAAAAAGTGTAGGATACAACCTGTGGCGGAGATCGCATACATACCTCGTTCCCGATCCGGAGCAGAACGCACCGTGCTTGGCGCACCGCCAAATTCGGCACGCGCGGCCGCTGCACATGCAGCAGCACCGGTTCACGACGAGCCGATCGCCGCGAAGCCAAAGGCACCGAAGAAGAATGCCGAATCGCTCGACAAAGTCGTCGGCCGCATCCCGACGCTCTACGTCATCATCTTCGCTGCAATCGTCACGCTCTGCGCCGTGCTCATCATCTGGAACACGCTGCAGGTCAACCGACTGACGCTCGAGAAAGCGCAACTCGATTCCGAGATCGAACAGGCACGCCAACGTATCATCAAGTTGAAAGCGCAGGAGATGCAACTCTCCGCATCCGACCGCATCCGCCAGATCGCCAAGACGAAGTTCGGGATGGTCGAATCGGATGGCATTAACGAAGTAGTAGTACCGACACAATAGCAGAGGACGATAGCCCCCGCGTGCGCGAACCACACGACGCATATAACAACTCTTCATACGGACATCGCCCCCCGATGCGAGCATCGGAGGGCGCTTCGTCCGTTAATAGGGGTCGTCCCGGAGCCTTCTCCGTCGGTGGTGATCACGCCCATAACGAAGCCTCCTCTGCGAAACAAGCATGGCATCAACGCCTCATCGAGCGCTTCTTCGCCGTACCCGAGGCGAAGGATCCGATGGCGAGCAACGCGAGGCTCTATCTCATCCTCGGCGTCTTCCTGCTCGGCTTTCTTGCCGTGACGTTCAAGCTCTTCAAGGTGCAGGTGCTCGATCATGACGAGTTCTCAGAAGCCGCGAACAGTCAGTACAAGATGCAGGTGGTGATCCCCGCCCGTCGCGGCGTCATAACCGACCGCAACGGTATCATCCTCGCATCGAACTCGTTCGTCGTGAAGTTCGCTGTCGATCCGAAAGAGATCAAAAACAAGCCGGCGCTTGCCGCGGCGTTCTCGTCCGTGTTCAACAAGCCGAAGGAATATTACACATCGATCCTTAACGACACGAGCCGCCGCTACATCGTGGTCGAACGTGAAGTGCCGATCGACGTCGCTGCGAAACTCGATAATATCAAAGAACACGGCCTGATCCGTGAAACCGACGAACGCCGTGCATACGCATTCGGTGGTCGTGCGTCACATATCCTCGGCTTTTCCAGTAAGGACGGCCGCGGACTCGCCGGCCTCGAACTCTTCGACGATAAGATCTTACACGGCAAGGACGGCTATAGCGTCATGCAACGTGACGGCCGCGGACGTCCCAGGCCGGATGTCGATTACGACCAGGTCCCTGCCTCCAACGGCGACGACCTCACGCTCACGATCGACGAAAGTATTCAGGCAACGACCGAGAACGCACTGCACGCTGGCGTAGAGAAAGCTGCTGCCGAAGCGGGTATTGCCATCGTCATGAATCCGCGCACCGGAGAGATCCTCTCGATGGCGAACGTGCCTGACTTCAACCCGAACGACTTCTTCTCGGCGACGAACGAACAGCTTCGCAATCGTGCCATCACCGATGCGTTCGAGCCGGGTTCGACAATGAAGGTTCTTACAGCCGCGATCGCCCTCGAGGAAAAAGCATGGAAACCCGAAGACAAGATCGACGCGCACGGCGGTACATGGGAGATCGAAGGTGGTGCGAAGATTCGCGACACGCATCCATACGGCATACTTACCTTCCGCCAGGCGCTTGAGAAATCGAGCAATGTCTGCTTTGCGCAGATCTCCGACCGGCTCGAACGTCGGCGCTTCTACAAGTACATGCGCGACTTCGGCATGAGCGTACTCACGGGCATCGATCTTCCGGGCGAGATCCCCGGCAGCATGCATAAGCCAAGCCGTTGGAGTGGAAATTCGAAACGCTACATCGCTTTCGGTTATGAGATGACTGCCACGCCCATCCAACTCGCAACTGCATACGGCGCCATCGCCAACGGAGGCGTGATGATGAAGCCGTACATCGTATCGAAGCGCAAGACGGCAAGCGGTGAGGTCATCGAAACTCAACCGCAGGAGCTTCGCCGCATCGTCAGCGAGCAGACGTGCAAAACCCTCACCGACCTCATGCGCGGTGTCGTCGATTCCGGTACGGCGACGATGTGTAAAATCAAAGGTGTTACGATCGCCGGCAAAACAGGTACAGCGCAGCAGCTTGTCAACGGGCATTACTCGAAAGAGCACTATACGTCCACCTTCATCGGCTTCTTCCCGGCCGAGAACCCTCAGTGGGAAGTACTCGTGATCTTGCGCTCACCGCACAACGGCTACTACGGCGGCGCCGTCAGCGGCCCGATCTTCCGCGAGATCGCAATGTCCATCCTCGAACAGAACGGCAAACTTCCGATCGATGCCCGCGCGAACACACCAGTCATGGCAGCGAACGCTCCGCAGGAAGGCGGCGCACTCGAAATCGAAGGGACCGTCGTGAGAACGAAGGACCGCGACGATCAGGCGGTCGATCGCGATATGCCTGACGTGCGCGGCTTGCCGCTTGATCTGGCGCGTCGCGTACTCATCTCAGAAGGATTTTCCGTCGGCAAAGCCGACGAGACCGGCGTGGTAGAACGCGCCGAACGATTTGGTAGTGATTCCGTGCGGCTTATCACCCGCGCAGCGAATGGCGATGATACACAGCTCACCGGCGGACTCGCGTCCGCCATCGAGACCCCCGATTTTCGGGGCATGCCGGTCGCTCGCGCGATGAAGTTCGCCGCAGCGTCAAATGTCAGGGTACAGTTCGTCGGCGACGGCAAAGTCGTCCGCCAGACACCGGACCCCGGCGCGAAGCTCGAAACACGGAATGCTACTGTGACGCTCTTTGGTGACGAATAGCAGGGCACACCTGTCATTCTGAGCGAAGCGAAGAATCCCTGTCCACAAGACGAGACGCTTCGGACGCAGCTCAGGCGGACACACAACCCTGGCGGCTATCACCGCACCGAAGTTATGTCGGATGCATTTTTCAGTGAACGCATCCGTTCAAAAGCCCCGTTCTTTGAAAAATGAGATTCAGTGAGCTCACGCGGCAACGAGAGGTCGGCGTCCTCGCCTTAACAGGCTTGCAGGACGCCGATCTCTCCGACCCGCAATACGACTCTCGCGCCGTCAAACCCGGCTCGACGTTCTTCGCTATCAAAGGATTTCAGACCGATGGTCATCGCTTCATTGCCGATGCCATCGCTCGCGGTGCGACCGTCATCGTGCTCGAGGATGCCGATGCATTCTCCGAAGCCGATGCTGCCAGCGCCAATGTCTCGCGCCTTCTTGTATCGAGCGCGCGCAAAGCGCTCGCCATCATCTCGGAAGAAGCCTTCGGTTCGCCTTCGCAGAAGCTACGGCTTATCGGCGTTACGGGTACGAACGGCAAGACCACTACGACGAACGTCATTCGTCAGTTCTTGGAGCTTCGCGGCGAGAAGGTTGGATTGATCGGCACACTTGGCGCATATATCGGAAGCGAATCACTCGGCGGCACGCTCACGACGCCGGAATCGCGCGATCTGTCCGCAATGCTTCGGCAGATGGTTGACAGTGGTGTCACGACCTGCGTCATGGAGGTCAGCTCCATCGCCGTCGAACTCGAACGAACCGCTGCACTTGATTTTGACATCGCCGTCTTCACCAACCTGACGCAAGATCACCTCGACTTCCACAAGACGATGGAAGCATACGCGTCAGCCAAACAGAAATTGTTCACCGGGCTCAAACCGAATGCGGTTGCGATCACGAATGCCGACGATGAGTACGGCGCATTCATGATCGAGAACACCAGCGCGAACGCGCACTCGTATGGCCAGCATGACGGCTCGCGCTTTGGCAGCGCTGACATTCTCGCGAGCAACGTCGAGTATTCGCTTCGCGGCACCAGCTTCAACGTAGCGAAGCGCTACAGCGATGAGGAAGCA is part of the Bacteroidota bacterium genome and encodes:
- a CDS encoding UDP-N-acetylmuramoyl-L-alanyl-D-glutamate--2,6-diaminopimelate ligase encodes the protein MRFSELTRQREVGVLALTGLQDADLSDPQYDSRAVKPGSTFFAIKGFQTDGHRFIADAIARGATVIVLEDADAFSEADAASANVSRLLVSSARKALAIISEEAFGSPSQKLRLIGVTGTNGKTTTTNVIRQFLELRGEKVGLIGTLGAYIGSESLGGTLTTPESRDLSAMLRQMVDSGVTTCVMEVSSIAVELERTAALDFDIAVFTNLTQDHLDFHKTMEAYASAKQKLFTGLKPNAVAITNADDEYGAFMIENTSANAHSYGQHDGSRFGSADILASNVEYSLRGTSFNVAKRYSDEEAVIASQLVGEFNVENMLAAISALYFGVEGCTLSVLAELSSQIRPVHGRFEQIELPGDSVAIVDYAHTPDALENVLKTIRSLAPHSTVTTIFGCGGDRDRTKRPLMGAIAERYSDEVIVTNDNPRTEDPKAIADEILTGFRSPKKAVVVLDRAQAIRRAILSSQGDSVILIAGKGHEDYQIVGKEKRHFDDREQVLEVREMLSPMSLRGGQ
- a CDS encoding cytochrome C oxidase subunit IV family protein, with the translated sequence MTIEQGHPNHTKTYLGIFSALAVLTGIEVGVSQMSMPKTAMVILLIALALVKAGLVAVYFMHLKYDARFLKIIAYSPLAVAGILILMISLEWTFQPHWLF
- the rsmH gene encoding 16S rRNA (cytosine(1402)-N(4))-methyltransferase RsmH — its product is MNESAYHIPVLADEAVASLVTRADGTYVDATLGGGGYAERILGKLAAHGRLFAFETDPAAIDFARRRLERFGMMLTIVRENFGTLRDSLERSGIRTIDGIVYDLGVSSHQLDTTSIGLSYRTESELDMRLDPRLGVSARDIIRDYTEAELTHIFKEYGEEPLAKRIAYRIAKRRSAAPIVTTTELAQIAGEGIREDKRNAVLSRIFQALRIEVNDELGNLRRSILDAIDLLGSGGRIVVVSYHSLEDRIVKEIFTREARPKAEAGTLASLRDATDLSKARLRLVVPKPVVASDEEVARNVRARSAKMRIAEKV
- a CDS encoding transpeptidase family protein, producing the protein MRASEGASSVNRGRPGAFSVGGDHAHNEASSAKQAWHQRLIERFFAVPEAKDPMASNARLYLILGVFLLGFLAVTFKLFKVQVLDHDEFSEAANSQYKMQVVIPARRGVITDRNGIILASNSFVVKFAVDPKEIKNKPALAAAFSSVFNKPKEYYTSILNDTSRRYIVVEREVPIDVAAKLDNIKEHGLIRETDERRAYAFGGRASHILGFSSKDGRGLAGLELFDDKILHGKDGYSVMQRDGRGRPRPDVDYDQVPASNGDDLTLTIDESIQATTENALHAGVEKAAAEAGIAIVMNPRTGEILSMANVPDFNPNDFFSATNEQLRNRAITDAFEPGSTMKVLTAAIALEEKAWKPEDKIDAHGGTWEIEGGAKIRDTHPYGILTFRQALEKSSNVCFAQISDRLERRRFYKYMRDFGMSVLTGIDLPGEIPGSMHKPSRWSGNSKRYIAFGYEMTATPIQLATAYGAIANGGVMMKPYIVSKRKTASGEVIETQPQELRRIVSEQTCKTLTDLMRGVVDSGTATMCKIKGVTIAGKTGTAQQLVNGHYSKEHYTSTFIGFFPAENPQWEVLVILRSPHNGYYGGAVSGPIFREIAMSILEQNGKLPIDARANTPVMAANAPQEGGALEIEGTVVRTKDRDDQAVDRDMPDVRGLPLDLARRVLISEGFSVGKADETGVVERAERFGSDSVRLITRAANGDDTQLTGGLASAIETPDFRGMPVARAMKFAAASNVRVQFVGDGKVVRQTPDPGAKLETRNATVTLFGDE
- a CDS encoding heme-copper oxidase subunit III; its protein translation is MNTHSDEHHGSTTYTSTGTLMGKVFMWLFLCQDALMFMGFFAAYISVRIGAGNLWPSPETHVQGVEHYPLNIPLTALNTFVLICSSVTMVMAVQAAHWKNIKKTILWLALTVIGGSIFLGIQYGEYYHLIVNDGMGMEKSLFDATFFSLTGFHGIHVFSGVAYLLSLVIALLMGPIDSHKKESYWLINLWRLVCVGITLFMFFNVTKKWPPLPHVLIPIVAGAVPYIMVRGIRWMRTRHDTGDIVEVAGLYWHFVDLIWIILFTLVYLI
- the mraZ gene encoding division/cell wall cluster transcriptional repressor MraZ — encoded protein: MSSFKGSDIYSVDAKGRVSIPSKMRRNISPEANSTFVVTRGLEKCLYGYPLDEWHKLETSIKALNQTSEEDRFSMRMLLQYSEELALDGQFRILIPRSLLDYAEIKKEVYIIGVLDHIELWDPANFKRYIDSMKKSYETVAESVLGLRASEPS
- a CDS encoding RNA polymerase sigma factor — encoded protein: MPATPAHDEELFREFLAGSDAAFSDIYRRHHHQLYAYCARMLDDAAAAADIAHQVWERMIALRSSPTELRNPLGFMYRMARNAALDHRKHLRYQRSIESLTESDHPQSQSHEPSAEEEIVIGCLQRLTPEKREVLVLNYYSGYSFEEIATILGKSPTAIYARASRARAELKQLVEDQLAIFAKEQQHG
- the ftsL gene encoding cell division protein FtsL, translating into MAEIAYIPRSRSGAERTVLGAPPNSARAAAAHAAAPVHDEPIAAKPKAPKKNAESLDKVVGRIPTLYVIIFAAIVTLCAVLIIWNTLQVNRLTLEKAQLDSEIEQARQRIIKLKAQEMQLSASDRIRQIAKTKFGMVESDGINEVVVPTQ